A genome region from Streptomyces antimycoticus includes the following:
- a CDS encoding DUF1707 SHOCT-like domain-containing protein: MTSAGSSQGASPDLPDPAGMRASDAERERIAEVLRDAVAEGRLDMEEFDERLNAAYTARTHGELEPLVRDLPVPGSAAPAPPTAADPTGWRERIGGTPTSRMGIAIMGGFQRKGTWTVPRRFTAFTLMGGGEIDLREARFEDREVVIRCFALMGGVQITVEPGVDTHVSGIGIMGGFDHSGGVEGEPGAPRVTVTGLALFGGVGVERKLRKEEHKRLKEERRRVKAERRNELRAERRELRGARRDERHEEREERRLSLEKERRRDDY, translated from the coding sequence ATGACGAGCGCTGGTTCTTCCCAGGGGGCGAGCCCCGACCTCCCGGACCCGGCCGGGATGCGGGCCTCCGACGCGGAGCGTGAGCGGATCGCGGAGGTCCTCCGCGACGCCGTCGCCGAAGGCCGCCTGGACATGGAGGAGTTCGACGAGCGGCTGAACGCGGCCTACACGGCGCGCACCCATGGCGAGTTGGAGCCGCTGGTACGGGACCTCCCGGTGCCCGGCAGCGCCGCTCCCGCCCCGCCGACCGCGGCCGATCCCACCGGCTGGAGGGAGCGGATCGGCGGCACCCCGACGTCCCGCATGGGGATCGCGATCATGGGCGGCTTCCAGCGCAAGGGCACCTGGACCGTGCCGCGCCGCTTCACCGCGTTCACCCTCATGGGCGGCGGTGAGATCGACCTGCGCGAGGCCCGCTTCGAGGACCGCGAGGTCGTCATCCGCTGCTTCGCCCTGATGGGCGGCGTTCAGATCACCGTGGAGCCGGGCGTCGACACGCATGTCAGCGGCATCGGCATCATGGGCGGCTTCGACCACAGCGGAGGGGTCGAGGGCGAGCCCGGCGCACCGCGGGTGACCGTCACCGGCCTCGCGCTCTTCGGCGGGGTCGGCGTCGAGCGCAAGCTCCGTAAGGAGGAGCACAAGCGCCTCAAGGAGGAGCGCCGCCGGGTGAAGGCCGAGCGCAGGAACGAGCTGCGCGCCGAGCGCCGGGAACTGCGGGGCGCACGGCGCGATGAGCGCCATGAGGAGCGGGAGGAGCGCCGGCTGTCCTTGGAGAAGGAACGCCGCCGCGACGACTACTAG
- a CDS encoding ABC transporter ATP-binding protein: MAVDDLIELDGVEKVFQVRRRAGLMRRERREVRAVDGISFRVPRGEMVGYIGPNGAGKSTTIKMLTGILVPSGGRLRVAGIDPSRERTRLARRIGVVFGQRTTLWWDLPLRDSYALVRRMYRIPDDRYRENLDRCVELLNLSELLDVPVRQLSLGQRMRGDIAAALLHDPEVLYLDEPTIGLDVVSKAKVREFLRDVNAEQGTTVLLTTHDLTDIELLCKRVMVIDHGRLVYDGGLDGLHAVGESERTLVVDLEQELPPIEIPGSRTVRVEGPRQWLAFPATSSAAPIVAAVADGYPLVDLSVREPEIEDVIARMLHSGEGGAAGRGA, from the coding sequence ATGGCCGTGGACGATCTGATCGAGCTCGACGGTGTCGAGAAGGTGTTCCAGGTGCGGCGCAGAGCCGGGCTGATGCGCCGTGAGCGCCGCGAGGTGCGCGCCGTGGACGGCATCAGCTTCCGGGTGCCGCGCGGCGAGATGGTGGGCTACATCGGACCGAACGGCGCCGGGAAGTCCACCACGATCAAGATGCTGACCGGGATCCTGGTGCCCAGCGGCGGACGGCTGCGGGTCGCCGGAATCGACCCCTCCAGGGAGCGGACGCGGCTCGCGCGCCGGATCGGGGTGGTCTTCGGGCAGCGGACCACCCTGTGGTGGGATCTGCCGCTGCGCGATTCGTACGCGCTGGTGCGGCGGATGTACCGGATCCCCGACGACCGCTACCGGGAGAATCTGGACCGCTGTGTGGAACTGCTCAACCTGAGCGAGCTGTTGGACGTGCCGGTGCGTCAGCTCTCGCTCGGCCAGCGGATGCGCGGCGATATCGCGGCCGCCCTGCTGCACGACCCCGAGGTGCTCTATCTCGACGAGCCGACCATCGGTCTCGATGTGGTCAGCAAGGCGAAGGTGCGGGAGTTCCTGCGCGATGTGAACGCCGAGCAGGGCACCACCGTGCTGCTCACCACCCACGATCTGACCGATATCGAACTGCTGTGCAAGCGGGTGATGGTCATCGACCACGGCCGGCTGGTCTACGACGGCGGGCTCGACGGGCTGCACGCGGTGGGGGAGAGCGAACGCACCCTCGTGGTCGACCTGGAGCAGGAGCTGCCGCCCATCGAGATCCCCGGCTCCCGGACGGTGCGGGTCGAGGGGCCCCGGCAGTGGCTGGCCTTCCCGGCGACCAGCAGCGCCGCGCCGATCGTCGCGGCGGTCGCCGACGGCTATCCGCTGGTGGACCTCTCGGTGCGCGAGCCCGAGATCGAGGACGTGATCGCGAGGATGCTGCACAGCGGGGAGGGCGGGGCGGCGGGGCGCGGAGCGTGA
- a CDS encoding ABC transporter permease, which produces MWVRSTMAYRTSFLIMTLGNLLATGLDFVAIALMFTHIGQLGGFTLDEVAFLYGTTSVAFGLADLTLGTMGRLGQRVRDGTMDTLLVRPVPILAQVAADRFALRRLGRITQGAVLLGWSLSRLDIDWTVDRALLMPVMLLSGGAIFGALFVLGGAFQFWAKDASEVQSAFTFGGTTLLEYPPTVFGKELLRGVTFVIPLAFVNWLPALHILGRPDPLGLPARIGFAAPLVACGCCAVAGLAWRAGLRAYQSTGS; this is translated from the coding sequence ATGTGGGTGCGCTCCACGATGGCGTATCGCACCTCGTTCCTGATCATGACGCTGGGGAACCTCCTCGCGACCGGACTGGACTTCGTCGCGATCGCGCTGATGTTCACCCACATCGGGCAGCTCGGCGGCTTCACCCTTGACGAGGTGGCCTTCCTCTACGGCACCACCAGCGTCGCCTTCGGCCTCGCCGATCTCACGCTGGGCACCATGGGGCGGCTGGGGCAGCGGGTGCGCGACGGCACGATGGACACCCTGCTGGTGCGGCCGGTGCCGATACTCGCCCAGGTCGCCGCCGACCGCTTCGCGCTGCGCCGGCTGGGCCGGATCACCCAGGGGGCGGTGCTGCTCGGCTGGTCGCTGAGCCGGCTGGACATCGACTGGACGGTGGACCGGGCGCTGCTGATGCCGGTGATGCTGCTGAGCGGGGGTGCCATCTTCGGGGCGCTGTTCGTCCTCGGCGGCGCCTTCCAGTTCTGGGCCAAGGACGCCTCCGAGGTGCAGAGCGCCTTCACCTTCGGCGGGACCACGCTGCTGGAGTACCCGCCGACGGTCTTCGGCAAGGAGCTGCTGCGGGGCGTCACCTTCGTCATCCCGCTGGCCTTCGTCAACTGGCTGCCGGCGCTGCACATCCTGGGCCGCCCCGATCCGCTGGGGCTCCCGGCCCGGATCGGCTTCGCGGCGCCGCTGGTCGCCTGCGGCTGCTGTGCGGTGGCGGGGCTGGCCTGGCGGGCGGGGCTGCGGGCGTATCAGAGCACGGGGAGCTGA
- a CDS encoding GroES family chaperonin gives MLHDRVLVRTDIPEGERRSSGGIVIPATAAVGRRLAWAEVVAVGQSVRTVEPGDRVLYDPEDRAEVEVRGVAYVLMRERDLHAVAAERLEGAEDSTGLYL, from the coding sequence ATGCTGCACGACCGTGTGCTGGTCCGCACCGACATTCCGGAGGGCGAGCGCCGGTCGTCCGGCGGCATCGTCATCCCCGCCACCGCGGCGGTCGGCAGGCGGCTGGCCTGGGCCGAGGTGGTCGCGGTCGGGCAGAGCGTACGGACCGTGGAGCCCGGTGACCGGGTGCTCTACGACCCGGAGGACCGCGCCGAGGTCGAGGTCCGGGGGGTCGCCTACGTCCTGATGCGGGAGCGCGATCTGCACGCGGTGGCCGCCGAGCGGCTGGAGGGCGCGGAGGACTCCACGGGGCTCTACCTGTAG
- a CDS encoding DUF3618 domain-containing protein — protein sequence MSDARTPAQIEADIARRRQELAVTLDEIGVRVHPKTIIGDAKAKAASAVDRTAGRAYVSANRVVAGVRGQLVSEEGRPRMERIVPVALAVAGLVGLLALSARSSRSAKASRSSWCSKRRR from the coding sequence GTGTCGGATGCCAGGACCCCTGCGCAGATCGAGGCGGACATCGCCCGCAGGCGGCAGGAGCTCGCCGTGACGCTCGACGAGATCGGGGTGCGGGTGCACCCGAAGACGATCATCGGGGATGCGAAGGCGAAGGCGGCGTCGGCCGTGGACCGGACCGCCGGGCGGGCCTATGTGTCCGCCAACCGCGTGGTGGCGGGCGTGCGCGGCCAGTTGGTGTCGGAGGAGGGCCGGCCTCGCATGGAGCGGATCGTGCCGGTCGCGCTCGCCGTGGCCGGACTGGTCGGGCTGCTCGCGCTCTCGGCGCGGTCCTCCCGGTCCGCCAAGGCGTCCCGCTCCTCGTGGTGCTCCAAGCGGCGGCGCTGA